The Streptomyces sp. DH-12 genome has a window encoding:
- the cyc2 gene encoding germacradienol/geosmin synthase Cyc2, translating to MTQPFELPHFYMPHPARLNPHVDQARAHSTAWAREMGMLEGSGVWEQADLDAHDYGLLCAYTHPDCDGPALSLITDWYVWVFFFDDHFLEKYKRTQDRVGGKAHLDRLPLFMPLEPGTPVPEPENPVEAGLADLWARTVPAMSADWRRRFAVATEHLLNESLWELSNINEGRIANPVEYIEMRRKVGGAPWSAGLVEYATAEVPAAVAGTRPLRVLMETFSDAVHLRNDLFSYQREVEDEGELSNGVLVLETFFGCTTQEAADLVNDVLTSRLHQFEHTAFTEVPAVALEKGLTPAGTAAVAAYAKGLQDWQAGGHEWHLRSSRYMNENARPGASWQTLTGPGTSAADVGALLARAGAERLRPYRHVPYRKVGPSIIPDIRMPFPLSLSPALEGSRRHLLEWSHRMGILSEGVWDEDKLASCDLPLCAAGLDPDATQEQLDLASGWLAFGTYGDDYYPLVHGHRRDLAAARLTTARLSACMPLDGEEVPPPANAMERSLIDLWARTTAGMTPEQRRPLRTAVDTMTESWVWELSNQIQNRVPDPVDYLEMRRATFGSDLTLGLCRAGHGPAVPPEVYRSGPVRSLENAAIDYACLLNDVFSYQKEIEFEGEMHNAVLVVQNFFTIDYPTALSVVADLMNQRMRQFEHVVEHELPVVYDDFQLSEEARAVMRGYVADLQNWMAGILNWHRSVDRYKDEYLSGRVHGFLPHRPPAPPVLV from the coding sequence ATGACGCAGCCCTTCGAACTCCCGCACTTCTACATGCCGCACCCCGCGCGCCTCAATCCGCACGTGGACCAGGCCCGGGCCCACTCCACGGCCTGGGCGCGCGAGATGGGCATGCTGGAGGGCAGCGGGGTCTGGGAGCAGGCCGACCTCGACGCGCACGACTACGGCTTGCTCTGCGCCTACACGCACCCCGACTGCGACGGCCCCGCGCTGTCCCTCATCACCGACTGGTACGTGTGGGTGTTCTTCTTCGACGACCACTTCCTGGAGAAGTACAAGCGCACCCAGGACCGCGTCGGCGGCAAGGCCCACCTGGACCGGCTGCCGCTGTTCATGCCGCTGGAGCCGGGGACGCCCGTGCCCGAGCCGGAGAACCCGGTCGAGGCGGGTCTGGCGGACCTGTGGGCGCGGACCGTGCCGGCGATGTCCGCGGACTGGCGCCGCCGGTTCGCCGTCGCCACCGAGCACCTCCTCAACGAGTCCCTGTGGGAGCTGTCCAACATCAACGAGGGGCGCATCGCCAACCCCGTCGAGTACATCGAGATGCGCCGCAAGGTGGGCGGCGCCCCCTGGTCGGCCGGGCTCGTCGAGTACGCCACCGCCGAGGTGCCGGCCGCCGTCGCCGGGACCCGCCCGCTGCGGGTGCTCATGGAGACGTTCTCCGACGCCGTGCACCTGCGCAACGACCTGTTCTCCTACCAGCGGGAGGTCGAGGACGAGGGCGAGCTCAGCAACGGCGTCCTCGTCCTGGAGACCTTCTTCGGCTGCACCACGCAGGAGGCCGCCGACCTGGTCAACGACGTCCTCACCTCACGGCTGCACCAGTTCGAGCACACCGCCTTCACCGAGGTGCCCGCCGTGGCCCTGGAGAAGGGGCTCACCCCCGCCGGGACCGCCGCCGTCGCCGCGTACGCCAAGGGGCTGCAGGACTGGCAGGCGGGCGGCCACGAATGGCACCTGCGCTCCAGCCGCTACATGAACGAGAATGCCCGGCCCGGCGCCTCCTGGCAGACCCTGACCGGCCCCGGCACGTCCGCCGCCGACGTCGGCGCGCTGCTCGCGAGGGCCGGCGCCGAGCGGCTGCGCCCGTACCGGCACGTGCCGTACCGGAAGGTCGGGCCGTCGATCATCCCTGACATCCGGATGCCGTTCCCGCTGAGTCTCAGCCCGGCCCTGGAAGGGTCCCGGCGGCACCTGCTGGAGTGGTCGCACCGCATGGGCATCCTCAGCGAGGGCGTCTGGGACGAGGACAAGCTCGCCAGCTGCGACCTGCCGCTGTGCGCGGCGGGCCTGGACCCGGACGCCACCCAGGAGCAGCTCGATCTCGCCTCCGGCTGGCTGGCCTTCGGCACCTACGGAGACGACTACTACCCGCTGGTCCACGGCCACCGCCGCGACCTGGCCGCCGCCCGGCTGACCACGGCCCGCCTGTCGGCCTGCATGCCGCTGGACGGCGAGGAGGTCCCGCCCCCGGCCAACGCCATGGAGCGGTCCCTGATCGACCTGTGGGCCCGCACCACGGCCGGCATGACGCCCGAGCAGCGCCGCCCCCTGCGGACGGCCGTGGACACGATGACCGAGTCGTGGGTGTGGGAGCTGTCCAACCAGATCCAGAACCGCGTCCCGGACCCGGTGGACTACCTGGAGATGCGCCGCGCAACCTTCGGCTCCGACCTCACCCTCGGGCTGTGCCGCGCCGGGCACGGTCCCGCGGTCCCGCCCGAGGTCTACCGCAGCGGCCCCGTCCGCTCCCTGGAGAACGCGGCCATCGACTACGCCTGCCTGCTCAACGACGTGTTCTCGTACCAGAAGGAGATCGAGTTCGAGGGGGAGATGCACAACGCGGTCCTCGTCGTGCAGAACTTCTTCACCATCGACTACCCGACCGCGCTGTCCGTCGTCGCGGACCTGATGAACCAGCGCATGCGCCAGTTCGAGCACGTCGTGGAGCACGAACTGCCCGTCGTGTACGACGACTTCCAGCTGTCGGAGGAGGCGCGGGCGGTCATGCGGGGCTATGTGGCCGACCTGCAGAACTGGATGGCGGGCATCCTCAACTGGCACCGCAGCGTCGACCGGTACAAGGACGAGTACCTGTCCGGGCGCGTGCACGGTTTCCTGCCGCACCGGCCCCCGGCGCCACCCGTTCTCGTCTGA
- the treZ gene encoding malto-oligosyltrehalose trehalohydrolase, protein MQFEVWAPQAGRVTLRCDGVTRALEHDPEREGWWRGEAEAHDGSRYGFALDDGPVLPDPRSRRQPDGPDGLSAVVDHNRFEWRAEWRGHPLPGAVLYEMHVGTYTREGTFDAAAGRLGHLVDLGVTHVELMPVCPFPGRHGWGYEGVSLWAVHEPYGGPEGLKRFVDRAHALGLGVVLDVVHNHLGPSGNHLPQFGPYFTDTHHTPWGAAVNLDAPGSDEVRAYLVESALAWLRDYRIDGLRLDAVHALVDTRARHFLEELSQAVDDLAADTGRPLFLIAESDLNDPRVITPRENGGLGIHAQWNDDFHHALHTAVTGESQGYYADFARAPLAALAKTLTGGFFHDGTYSSFRGRRHGRPLDRTRVAAHRLLGYSQTHDQVGNRAQGDRLAGLVSPGLLACAAALTLTAPFTPMLFMGEEWAAGTPWQFFTDHTDPGLAKAVSEGRRREFAAHGWAEQDVPDPQDPATRDRSCLDWSEPEREPHARVLAWYRQLLALRRDQPDLTDPDLADTKVAYDEDRRWLAFRRGDVRVAVNLGTAPADIPLGSRDARVLAAWDPVEAPGPDGLLRLPGESAVVLLQE, encoded by the coding sequence GTGCAGTTCGAGGTGTGGGCACCACAGGCCGGCCGAGTGACGCTCCGGTGCGACGGCGTCACGCGCGCGTTGGAACACGATCCCGAGCGGGAGGGGTGGTGGCGGGGGGAGGCCGAGGCGCACGACGGCTCCCGGTACGGCTTCGCGCTGGACGACGGCCCGGTGCTGCCGGACCCGCGGTCGCGCCGTCAGCCGGACGGGCCCGACGGGCTCAGCGCCGTCGTCGACCACAACCGTTTCGAGTGGCGCGCCGAGTGGCGCGGGCATCCGCTGCCCGGCGCGGTGCTCTACGAGATGCACGTCGGCACGTACACCCGCGAGGGCACCTTCGACGCCGCCGCCGGACGCCTCGGCCACCTCGTCGATCTCGGCGTCACCCACGTGGAGTTGATGCCGGTGTGCCCGTTCCCGGGCCGGCACGGCTGGGGGTACGAGGGGGTCTCGCTGTGGGCCGTGCACGAGCCGTACGGCGGGCCCGAGGGGCTGAAACGGTTCGTCGACCGGGCACACGCGCTGGGGCTCGGCGTCGTCCTGGACGTGGTGCACAACCACCTCGGCCCGTCGGGGAACCACCTGCCGCAGTTCGGCCCGTACTTCACCGACACGCACCACACGCCGTGGGGCGCGGCGGTCAACCTGGACGCGCCCGGCTCGGACGAGGTGCGCGCGTATCTCGTGGAGAGCGCGCTGGCGTGGCTGCGCGACTACCGGATCGACGGGCTGCGTCTGGACGCGGTGCACGCGCTGGTGGACACCCGCGCGCGCCACTTCCTGGAGGAGCTGTCGCAGGCCGTGGACGACCTGGCCGCCGACACCGGCCGGCCGCTGTTCCTGATCGCCGAGTCCGACCTCAACGACCCGCGGGTGATCACCCCGCGCGAGAACGGCGGCCTCGGCATCCACGCGCAGTGGAACGACGACTTCCACCACGCCCTGCACACCGCGGTGACGGGCGAGTCGCAGGGCTACTACGCCGACTTCGCGCGGGCCCCGCTGGCGGCCCTGGCCAAGACGCTCACCGGGGGCTTCTTCCACGACGGCACGTACTCCAGCTTCCGGGGCCGGCGCCATGGACGCCCGCTCGACCGCACCCGGGTGGCCGCGCACCGCCTGCTCGGCTACAGCCAGACGCACGACCAGGTCGGCAACCGCGCCCAGGGCGACCGGCTGGCCGGGCTGGTCTCCCCGGGGCTGCTGGCCTGCGCGGCGGCGCTGACGCTGACCGCGCCGTTCACCCCGATGCTGTTCATGGGCGAGGAGTGGGCGGCGGGCACGCCGTGGCAGTTCTTCACCGACCACACCGACCCGGGGCTGGCGAAGGCGGTCAGCGAGGGCCGGCGCCGGGAGTTCGCGGCGCACGGCTGGGCGGAGCAGGACGTCCCGGATCCGCAGGACCCGGCCACCCGTGACCGCTCCTGCCTGGACTGGTCCGAGCCGGAGCGGGAGCCGCACGCGCGGGTGCTGGCCTGGTACCGGCAGCTCCTCGCGCTGCGCCGCGACCAGCCCGACCTCACCGACCCGGACCTCGCCGACACCAAGGTGGCGTACGACGAGGACCGCCGCTGGCTCGCCTTCCGCCGCGGCGACGTCCGCGTGGCCGTGAACCTCGGCACCGCCCCGGCCGACATCCCCCTGGGCTCGCGTGACGCCCGCGTCCTGGCGGCGTGGGACCCGGTCGAGGCCCCGGGGCCGGACGGCCTGCTCCGCCTGCCCGGGGAGTCGGCGGTGGTGCTGCTGCAGGAGTGA
- a CDS encoding PDZ domain-containing protein, whose amino-acid sequence MEPAVLRPRPMPGAPAGTRPGPGPVRPAATEGPPSGRSRARRAATALLAAAAGLVLLLSGVGLGVLGAALAGPGWPAGAVAASVPAAARLGVEVTDAGGPGALVVGVHVPGPGFAAGLREGDLLLAFGATRVDSAADLARAVAGTRPGTEVRLTVRHRTGGYEQLTAVPGILT is encoded by the coding sequence ATGGAACCCGCAGTTCTCCGCCCCCGGCCGATGCCCGGCGCCCCTGCCGGCACGCGGCCGGGCCCCGGTCCGGTCCGTCCCGCCGCCACGGAAGGGCCGCCCTCCGGGCGGTCGCGGGCGCGCCGGGCGGCGACCGCGCTGCTCGCCGCCGCGGCGGGGCTGGTACTGCTGCTGTCCGGCGTCGGCCTGGGCGTGCTCGGCGCCGCGCTCGCGGGGCCGGGGTGGCCGGCGGGCGCGGTCGCCGCGTCCGTGCCCGCCGCCGCCCGGCTCGGGGTGGAGGTGACCGATGCCGGCGGGCCCGGGGCCCTGGTGGTCGGCGTGCACGTCCCCGGCCCCGGTTTCGCGGCCGGCCTCCGGGAGGGCGACCTGCTGCTCGCCTTCGGCGCCACCCGCGTCGACTCGGCCGCGGACCTGGCGCGCGCCGTGGCCGGCACCCGGCCGGGCACGGAGGTCCGCCTGACCGTCCGGCACCGCACGGGCGGGTACGAGCAGCTGACGGCGGTCCCCGGGATCCTCACGTAG
- a CDS encoding aminoglycoside phosphotransferase family protein, translating into MTQAPTPTVDTVRRLARSLLEDSGQGAGASSADPDVRSALDVRPAAGGAGPTAWWVGTRYVLHLAPDRATGTRWRRELRLRELVRPHVPVALPVGVAQGEWAPGLLCTLDTRLPGGTAEENTVSAVGETDLAGLFTGLHQVPVRQAEALGVPRVPPRSLETLRRAAGEAVALLDKEDEFEAARLRQFTRTATAQLAAQAGSAVLVHHALTGENLVVGADGRVRGVLGWDAAVVGDPAEDIAGLARAVGAPAAVRAATLAGYGARPCLRGLWLARCDCVVQLAEALVHNATASLPLYRARLRRAWEPIMLERVTDLRDSDAAP; encoded by the coding sequence ATGACCCAGGCACCGACACCCACCGTTGACACCGTCCGCCGACTGGCCCGGTCCCTGCTCGAGGACAGCGGGCAGGGCGCCGGCGCGTCCTCCGCCGACCCCGACGTGCGGTCGGCCCTCGACGTGCGGCCCGCCGCCGGGGGCGCCGGCCCCACCGCCTGGTGGGTCGGCACCCGGTATGTGCTGCACCTCGCCCCGGACCGCGCGACCGGCACGCGGTGGCGGCGCGAGCTGCGGCTGCGGGAGCTGGTGCGCCCGCACGTCCCGGTCGCGCTGCCCGTCGGGGTCGCGCAGGGCGAGTGGGCGCCCGGGCTGCTGTGCACGCTGGACACCCGGCTGCCCGGCGGCACGGCGGAGGAGAACACCGTGTCCGCCGTCGGCGAGACCGACCTGGCGGGCCTGTTCACCGGGCTGCACCAGGTGCCGGTACGGCAGGCCGAGGCGCTGGGCGTGCCCCGCGTGCCCCCGCGTTCGCTGGAGACCCTGCGGCGGGCCGCCGGGGAGGCCGTCGCGCTGCTCGACAAGGAGGACGAGTTCGAGGCGGCGAGGCTGCGTCAGTTCACCCGGACGGCGACGGCGCAGCTCGCCGCGCAGGCCGGCTCGGCGGTGCTCGTCCATCACGCCCTCACCGGCGAGAACCTGGTCGTCGGGGCGGACGGCCGGGTGCGGGGGGTGCTCGGCTGGGACGCGGCGGTGGTCGGCGACCCGGCCGAGGACATCGCGGGCCTGGCCCGGGCCGTCGGCGCCCCCGCCGCGGTCCGCGCAGCCACGCTGGCGGGCTACGGCGCCCGCCCCTGCCTGCGCGGCCTGTGGCTGGCCCGCTGCGACTGCGTCGTCCAGCTCGCCGAGGCCCTGGTCCACAACGCCACCGCGTCGCTCCCCCTGTACCGCGCCCGCCTCCGCCGGGCCTGGGAGCCGATCATGCTGGAACGCGTCACCGACCTGCGCGACAGCGACGCGGCCCCGTAG
- a CDS encoding SSI family serine proteinase inhibitor, with protein MKTVGAGLSAAALLLLAGATPTAHADTAPESGNWLMLGVSHEGAPAGAEGGTLLRCDPPGGSHPHAEQACADLAAADGRITALPAEDALCPMIHAPVTAHAQGMWRGRPVSWSETFPNTCTLRARTGAVFALDGT; from the coding sequence ATGAAGACGGTAGGGGCGGGGCTGTCCGCCGCCGCGCTCCTCCTGCTCGCCGGCGCGACACCCACGGCCCACGCGGACACCGCGCCGGAGTCCGGGAACTGGCTGATGCTCGGCGTCAGCCACGAGGGCGCCCCGGCCGGGGCGGAGGGGGGCACGCTGCTGCGGTGCGACCCGCCCGGCGGCAGCCACCCGCACGCGGAACAGGCCTGTGCGGACCTGGCGGCGGCGGACGGCCGCATCACCGCCCTCCCCGCGGAGGACGCCCTCTGCCCGATGATCCACGCCCCGGTCACGGCCCACGCGCAGGGCATGTGGCGCGGCCGCCCGGTCAGCTGGTCGGAGACCTTCCCGAACACGTGCACGCTGCGTGCCCGCACAGGGGCAGTGTTCGCGCTGGACGGGACCTGA
- a CDS encoding aminopeptidase P family protein has translation MTGTAPVPFTADDYKARMDRAARQAADAGLAGLLVAPGPDLVWLTGYTPPAVTERLTLLVLAAGREPVLVVPALEAPDAARATGAPALTLRDWTDGKDPYALTAALLDARGRLGVSDNAWALHLLALQQALPGTSYVSLTEALPMLRAVKDAAELERLAAAGAAADAAFEEIRHVRFSGRRESEVAADLAALLRRFGHSQVDFTIVASGPNGANPHHEAGDRRIERGDMVVLDFGGLKDGYGSDTSRTVHVGEPSEEERRVHDLVREAQEAGFRAVRPGAACQDVDRAAREVIADAGYGEYFIHRTGHGIGVTTHEPPYMIEGEEQPLVPGMCFSVEPGVYLPGRFGVRIEDIVTVTEDGGRRLNDTERELVIVD, from the coding sequence ATGACCGGCACCGCGCCCGTGCCCTTCACCGCCGACGACTACAAGGCCCGCATGGACCGGGCGGCGCGGCAGGCCGCCGACGCCGGACTCGCCGGGCTGCTCGTCGCACCGGGACCGGACCTGGTGTGGCTCACCGGCTACACACCGCCCGCCGTCACCGAGCGCCTCACCCTGCTGGTCCTGGCAGCCGGCCGGGAACCCGTGCTCGTCGTCCCCGCCCTGGAGGCCCCGGACGCCGCGCGGGCCACCGGCGCGCCCGCCCTCACCCTGCGCGACTGGACCGACGGCAAGGACCCCTACGCCCTCACCGCCGCCCTGCTGGACGCCCGGGGGCGGCTCGGCGTCAGCGACAACGCCTGGGCGCTGCACCTGCTGGCACTGCAACAGGCGCTCCCCGGCACCTCGTACGTCTCCCTCACCGAGGCGCTGCCGATGCTGCGCGCCGTGAAGGACGCCGCGGAGCTGGAGCGGCTCGCCGCGGCCGGCGCCGCCGCCGACGCCGCGTTCGAGGAGATCAGGCACGTGCGCTTCTCCGGCCGCCGGGAGTCCGAGGTGGCCGCCGACCTCGCCGCCCTGCTGCGCCGGTTCGGCCACTCCCAGGTCGACTTCACGATCGTCGCCTCCGGACCGAACGGCGCGAACCCGCACCACGAGGCGGGTGACCGCCGGATCGAGCGCGGCGACATGGTCGTCCTGGACTTCGGCGGCCTGAAGGACGGCTACGGCTCCGACACCTCCCGCACGGTGCACGTCGGCGAACCGTCCGAGGAGGAGCGCCGGGTGCACGACCTGGTGCGCGAGGCGCAGGAGGCGGGCTTCCGCGCGGTGCGGCCGGGGGCCGCCTGCCAAGACGTCGACCGGGCGGCCCGGGAGGTCATCGCCGACGCCGGGTACGGCGAGTACTTCATCCACCGCACCGGGCACGGCATCGGCGTCACCACGCACGAGCCGCCGTACATGATCGAGGGCGAGGAGCAGCCGCTCGTCCCCGGCATGTGCTTCTCCGTCGAGCCGGGCGTGTACCTGCCGGGGCGGTTCGGGGTGCGGATCGAGGACATCGTGACCGTCACGGAGGACGGCGGGCGGCGGCTGAACGACACCGAGCGGGAACTGGTCATAGTGGACTGA
- a CDS encoding M14 family zinc carboxypeptidase, with translation MGPLRESRYPTVAELVLSARGLAVQWPGLCVLRQVGVSRGGRPLHLLSVGRARHAVLVVAGAHANEPAGNGTLLALARRALLERELRDGVSWHFLLCADPDGASLHVTPAPRSLYDYHLGFFRPAGPEQPEWAPSVLPADRLPPETRALTGVIDELRPFLQVSLHGTDLGGSWVQLTRDVPGLAEPFAKSAAELHIPVETGASDAAGWPASGPGVHVMPAPETAPAYPSLTDDARHSTWYHAHRYGGLTAVVEVPMWASDLVDDPAPHPAPDTAMHALAQRLLRDAGEVRHVLEDARSWPPPAEADGPLLRAATWVLELVPGLAADLVRTPPADGTRAYVGSVDAFARRVPLRAAAMLRRALRDTDAEAAARLDHLVAHWSDAFATRFRARWVPVRHQVEHQSRTVVAAARQARAGLM, from the coding sequence GTGGGTCCGCTGCGGGAGTCGCGCTATCCGACGGTGGCCGAGCTGGTCCTCTCCGCCCGGGGGCTGGCCGTCCAGTGGCCGGGGCTGTGCGTGTTGCGACAGGTGGGGGTGTCCCGTGGGGGACGGCCGCTGCACCTGCTGTCCGTCGGGCGCGCCCGGCACGCCGTGCTGGTCGTGGCGGGCGCCCACGCCAACGAGCCCGCGGGCAACGGGACGCTGCTGGCGCTGGCCCGGCGCGCCCTGCTCGAGCGGGAGCTGCGGGACGGCGTCTCCTGGCACTTCCTGCTGTGCGCGGATCCCGACGGGGCGAGCCTGCACGTCACGCCGGCGCCGCGCAGCCTGTACGACTACCACCTCGGTTTCTTCCGCCCGGCCGGCCCCGAGCAGCCGGAGTGGGCGCCCTCGGTGCTGCCCGCCGACCGGCTGCCCCCGGAGACGCGGGCGCTGACCGGGGTGATCGACGAGCTGCGGCCCTTCCTCCAGGTGTCCCTGCACGGCACCGATCTGGGTGGCAGCTGGGTGCAGTTGACCCGGGACGTGCCCGGACTGGCGGAACCTTTCGCCAAGTCGGCGGCCGAGCTGCACATCCCGGTGGAGACGGGCGCCTCGGACGCGGCGGGTTGGCCCGCGTCGGGACCCGGGGTGCACGTGATGCCCGCGCCGGAAACCGCGCCCGCCTACCCGAGCCTGACCGACGACGCCCGGCACAGCACCTGGTACCACGCGCACCGGTACGGCGGTCTGACCGCGGTGGTCGAGGTGCCGATGTGGGCGAGCGACCTGGTCGACGACCCGGCCCCGCATCCGGCGCCGGACACCGCGATGCACGCGCTCGCGCAACGGCTGCTGCGGGACGCCGGCGAGGTGCGGCACGTGCTGGAGGACGCACGGTCCTGGCCACCGCCCGCCGAGGCCGACGGCCCGCTGCTGCGGGCGGCCACCTGGGTGCTGGAGCTGGTGCCGGGACTGGCCGCCGATCTGGTCCGCACCCCGCCGGCGGACGGCACCCGCGCCTACGTCGGCAGCGTGGACGCCTTCGCGCGGCGGGTGCCGCTGCGGGCGGCGGCGATGCTGCGACGCGCTCTGCGCGACACCGACGCCGAGGCGGCGGCCCGCCTGGACCACCTGGTCGCCCACTGGAGCGACGCCTTCGCGACCCGCTTCCGGGCCCGGTGGGTCCCGGTGCGGCACCAGGTGGAACACCAGTCCCGCACGGTGGTGGCGGCGGCGCGGCAGGCGCGGGCGGGGCTGATGTGA
- a CDS encoding DUF1707 and FHA domain-containing protein, with protein MTSSFEFSTYPARLSDAERDKALSVLRDGVAKGRLSHDTFIRRMELALVARRADELVALTADLPRESRFSRVVFGSVEAVSGFTVRLRRAWRAEKLPKLLLPHPAHGHPLRIGRDPANGLRLAHETVSRVHAELTHQGGLWVLRDLGSTNGTTVNGRRVVGAAVVREGDQVGFGRITYRLAAN; from the coding sequence GTGACGTCGTCCTTCGAGTTCTCCACGTACCCCGCGCGGCTCTCCGACGCGGAGCGCGACAAGGCGCTGAGCGTGCTGCGGGACGGCGTCGCCAAGGGCCGCCTGTCCCACGACACGTTCATCCGGCGCATGGAACTGGCGCTCGTGGCGCGGCGTGCCGATGAACTCGTCGCGCTCACCGCCGACCTCCCGCGCGAGAGCCGCTTCTCGCGCGTGGTGTTCGGCTCGGTGGAGGCGGTCTCCGGGTTCACCGTCCGGCTGCGCCGGGCCTGGCGGGCCGAGAAGCTGCCCAAGCTGCTGCTGCCGCACCCCGCGCACGGCCACCCGCTGCGGATAGGGCGTGACCCGGCCAACGGGCTGCGGCTCGCCCACGAGACGGTCTCCCGCGTGCACGCCGAACTCACCCACCAGGGCGGCCTGTGGGTGCTGCGCGACCTCGGCTCCACCAACGGCACGACGGTGAACGGCCGTCGGGTCGTCGGCGCGGCCGTCGTCCGCGAGGGCGACCAGGTGGGCTTCGGCCGGATCACCTACCGGCTCGCCGCCAACTGA
- a CDS encoding damage-control phosphatase ARMT1 family protein yields MPDTHAAPVIVADEPGTFPYGVLAERHPAIVRQVAEDTPYGPRQRRALDALRTECTEGVITPLPGEAHDHDRWAAWGMDAHAGRSWHDVPWLWAESWFYRRLLDAVDYFTPGPWQGIDPFRPAKLAELDAPATDEELAALDGLEDRPEDERARALLHGSLWGNRADLGFRMSAEGAEETAAVPALVADDSERLWSLLDGSPPGTLCLVADNAGRELVPDLLLTAHLLAHGGITRAVLHVKPHPYYVSDATTADVLDAVRRLTAAEGAAGAYGRTLRAALTDGRLDLRAHPFSCAPLPYSDMPDDLRADFAGATLTVLKGDLNYRRLVGDRYWPPTTPFADVTACFPGPVAALRTLKSDVITGLTPRTEAALDAEEGGRWRTSGTHALVQVRT; encoded by the coding sequence ATGCCCGACACCCACGCCGCCCCCGTGATCGTCGCCGACGAGCCCGGCACCTTCCCGTACGGCGTGCTGGCCGAGCGGCACCCCGCGATCGTCCGCCAGGTCGCGGAGGACACCCCCTACGGCCCGCGGCAGCGCCGCGCGCTCGACGCCCTGCGCACCGAGTGCACCGAGGGCGTGATCACCCCGCTGCCCGGCGAGGCCCACGACCACGACCGCTGGGCCGCCTGGGGCATGGACGCCCACGCCGGCCGCTCCTGGCACGACGTGCCCTGGCTGTGGGCGGAGAGCTGGTTCTACCGCCGGCTCCTGGACGCGGTCGACTACTTCACGCCCGGCCCCTGGCAGGGCATCGACCCCTTCCGCCCCGCCAAGCTCGCCGAACTCGACGCGCCCGCCACGGACGAGGAACTCGCCGCGCTCGACGGCCTCGAGGACCGCCCCGAGGACGAACGGGCCCGCGCCCTGCTGCACGGCTCCCTCTGGGGCAACCGCGCCGACCTGGGCTTCCGCATGTCCGCCGAGGGCGCCGAGGAGACCGCCGCCGTCCCCGCCCTCGTGGCCGACGACAGCGAGCGCCTGTGGTCCCTGCTCGACGGTTCCCCGCCCGGCACCCTCTGCCTGGTCGCCGACAACGCCGGCCGCGAACTCGTCCCGGACCTCCTGCTGACCGCCCACCTGCTGGCCCACGGCGGCATCACCCGCGCCGTCCTGCACGTCAAGCCGCACCCGTACTACGTCTCCGACGCCACCACCGCCGACGTCCTCGACGCCGTGCGGCGGCTCACCGCCGCCGAGGGCGCCGCCGGGGCGTACGGACGCACCCTGCGCGCCGCCCTCACCGACGGGCGGCTCGACCTGCGCGCGCACCCCTTCTCCTGCGCGCCCCTGCCGTACAGCGACATGCCGGACGACCTGCGCGCCGACTTCGCCGGGGCGACCCTCACCGTCCTCAAGGGGGACCTCAACTACCGCCGCCTCGTGGGCGACCGGTACTGGCCCCCGACCACCCCCTTCGCCGACGTCACCGCCTGCTTCCCGGGCCCGGTCGCCGCCCTGCGCACCCTGAAGTCCGACGTGATCACCGGACTGACCCCGCGGACCGAGGCGGCGCTGGACGCGGAGGAAGGCGGGCGCTGGCGCACGAGCGGCACGCACGCCCTGGTCCAGGTACGGACCTGA
- a CDS encoding ScbR family autoregulator-binding transcription factor, which yields MARQVRAEKTRATIITAAADLFDRQGYEATSLSDIVAHARVTKGALYFHFAAKEDLAHAILELQSATCRRLARDTGVRGRTSLEALMRLTFCMARTSAEDPVLRAGLRLATGTTRPRPPLSHPFTEWLDIVTARLAGAVEESDVHPDADIDVVAHSLVCFFVGTRVVGRAREPVTRQPRRTAEMWQLLIRGLVPVTRRARYLSLAARLERETAPL from the coding sequence ATGGCAAGGCAGGTACGCGCCGAGAAGACCCGCGCGACGATCATCACGGCCGCCGCCGACCTGTTCGACCGGCAGGGCTACGAGGCGACCAGTCTCAGCGACATCGTCGCGCACGCCCGCGTCACCAAAGGGGCCCTCTACTTCCACTTCGCCGCCAAGGAGGACCTCGCCCACGCCATCCTGGAACTGCAGTCCGCGACCTGCCGCCGGCTGGCCCGCGACACCGGAGTGCGCGGCCGCACCTCCCTGGAGGCGCTGATGCGCCTCACCTTCTGCATGGCCCGGACGTCCGCCGAGGACCCGGTGCTGCGGGCCGGTCTGCGCCTGGCCACCGGCACCACCCGGCCGCGCCCGCCGCTCAGCCACCCCTTCACCGAGTGGCTCGACATCGTCACGGCCCGGCTGGCGGGCGCCGTCGAGGAGTCCGACGTCCACCCGGACGCCGACATCGACGTCGTCGCCCACTCCCTGGTCTGCTTCTTCGTCGGCACCCGGGTCGTCGGCCGCGCCCGCGAACCCGTCACCCGGCAGCCCCGCCGCACGGCCGAGATGTGGCAGCTCCTCATCCGCGGCCTGGTCCCCGTGACCCGCCGCGCCCGCTACCTCTCCCTGGCCGCACGGCTGGAACGGGAGACCGCGCCGCTGTGA